The following proteins are encoded in a genomic region of Elusimicrobiota bacterium:
- the smc gene encoding chromosome segregation protein SMC, with protein MYLKRLEMVGFKSFAERTRLEFEKGVTAIVGPNGCGKSNVVDALRWCLGEMSAKSLRSKVLADVIFNGSANRAPSNLSEVSMTFDNSQNRLPIDYSEVTITRRLFRSGESEYFLNKSQCRLKDIKELFLDTGIGEEGYSIIEQGRVEYVLSAKPEERRELFEEAAGVSKYKARREEALRRLDRTQLDLDRLSDVIALTKEQMDKIEAAVRKARSYQKIQENLKSLEIAHALFESKQLEEQMESMRQAMMVMENDLHTKTAGTSQKEADLTDLRWKETQLGEKLVEMNRRLSEIDGSVSLAEQRQATARERQAEIAHRDLILDGEINHGRSRREELKKLAEEIQGSLAEEAENFRQSAGVLAAAEASYTEKSGLLTSVQNVATEIQNALWKTTQDRTKLNNDLVAQRSLESRLEAQLQVHTKELAKAEERLAQLSAELTTAEADVLSSSTALSQAEASVSAAQADRTERDRGLSESQTTVARAQEDLFRTQAQLDAQEEWESSDVYARGTQAVLGASLAGIHGPVGRLISVSTADEIPVRRALGIHVNDLVADTLEDARAAIDFLAKGAHGRARVLVLDRLSSGAPGAAVSVGQRALLDMVRVDMRFEPVVRYLLSGWISSEGTLYGEGILEGGAESSSGPVFDALRRENLSREISTLTAGLVAAQESRRSAEEARRVAAQNLESSRRELESARVRANVSSQAAVRLRGQGTLLQEEIQLIRKEMEKAQGSETQARGSAQVLESQLEGLKGEETRLRNEWGMIQESLKERQAETFTASSELAVAKERAHGHEERLRWKEKQLTDVETERQGLVSGLEVKVQEREGSVLRVEEQRKIEEEAARVIVELMTHRREANDALEAVHSERRVLAESLGLAQTTLSDLRQQTEEMQNQLHEKKLQHSHAEFRRESVETHLKDKYTLTLAEAREAHPIPTEAVAQAELEKLRRRVEGLGPVNLAAPEEHAQLEERYNFLLSQQQDLVKAKEDLLSTVQKINASTRQNFKETFDKVRENFKDIYGQLFPGGEADVRLTDEADILNAGVDIFAQPPGKKLMNITLLSGGEKALTAVALLFAFFMVRPAPFAVLDEVDAPLDEANVTRFITLIKAFTDQSQFIMITHNKRSMETADTLYGVTMEVQGVSRILSARLKTLENRAPTRSPESVLSGTEKD; from the coding sequence ATGTACTTAAAACGTCTTGAGATGGTTGGTTTTAAATCATTTGCCGAGCGCACGCGCCTGGAGTTTGAAAAGGGCGTGACGGCCATCGTTGGTCCAAATGGGTGTGGAAAATCCAATGTTGTTGATGCCCTGCGTTGGTGTTTGGGGGAAATGAGCGCTAAATCTCTCCGATCCAAGGTGTTGGCGGACGTTATTTTTAACGGGTCAGCGAACCGAGCCCCGTCCAACTTGTCAGAAGTTTCCATGACGTTTGACAATTCTCAAAACCGGTTGCCCATCGATTATTCTGAAGTGACCATCACACGTCGGCTTTTCCGGTCCGGAGAGTCCGAATATTTTTTAAACAAATCCCAGTGCCGCTTGAAGGACATTAAAGAGCTTTTCCTCGATACCGGAATCGGAGAAGAAGGCTATTCGATTATTGAACAGGGCCGGGTGGAATATGTTTTGTCAGCCAAGCCGGAAGAACGGCGAGAACTTTTTGAGGAAGCCGCCGGCGTATCGAAGTACAAGGCCCGGAGGGAGGAAGCCCTTCGCCGCTTGGACCGTACCCAGTTGGACCTGGACCGATTATCGGACGTCATTGCCCTTACAAAAGAACAGATGGATAAAATTGAGGCGGCGGTCCGTAAGGCCCGTTCCTATCAGAAAATCCAAGAGAATCTAAAATCTCTGGAAATTGCCCACGCCCTTTTTGAATCAAAACAACTCGAAGAACAGATGGAATCCATGCGCCAAGCCATGATGGTGATGGAAAATGATCTTCACACGAAGACCGCAGGAACAAGCCAGAAAGAAGCGGATTTGACCGACTTGCGCTGGAAAGAAACACAGCTTGGGGAAAAACTTGTTGAAATGAACCGACGCCTTTCCGAGATTGACGGATCAGTGAGTTTGGCGGAACAGCGCCAGGCCACTGCCCGGGAACGGCAAGCGGAGATTGCGCATCGGGACTTGATTTTGGATGGAGAAATAAACCACGGCCGCTCCCGTCGGGAAGAGCTGAAAAAATTGGCAGAGGAAATTCAAGGATCCCTCGCGGAAGAGGCGGAGAATTTCCGCCAGTCGGCGGGCGTTTTGGCCGCGGCCGAGGCCTCTTACACTGAAAAATCGGGTCTCCTCACGAGTGTTCAGAACGTGGCAACGGAGATTCAGAACGCCCTCTGGAAGACCACCCAGGATCGGACCAAACTCAATAACGATTTGGTGGCCCAACGGTCACTGGAATCTCGTTTGGAAGCCCAACTCCAAGTTCACACAAAGGAGTTGGCCAAGGCGGAGGAACGGTTGGCCCAGTTGTCGGCCGAGTTGACAACGGCGGAAGCGGATGTCCTGTCTTCTTCCACGGCACTTTCGCAAGCGGAAGCCTCGGTGAGCGCGGCCCAAGCGGATCGGACGGAACGGGACCGTGGGCTCTCGGAGTCCCAAACGACCGTGGCGCGGGCCCAAGAAGATTTATTTCGAACCCAGGCTCAATTGGACGCCCAAGAAGAATGGGAGTCCTCCGATGTTTACGCCCGCGGGACCCAAGCGGTGTTGGGAGCTTCTTTGGCAGGGATTCATGGCCCTGTGGGGCGTCTGATTTCGGTTTCAACGGCGGATGAAATTCCCGTTCGCCGGGCGCTTGGAATCCACGTGAACGATTTGGTGGCTGATACCTTGGAGGACGCCCGGGCGGCAATCGATTTCTTAGCGAAAGGGGCTCACGGACGGGCGCGGGTGTTGGTCTTGGACCGACTTTCTTCCGGGGCCCCAGGGGCCGCGGTATCGGTAGGTCAACGGGCGCTCCTGGATATGGTGCGTGTGGACATGCGGTTTGAGCCCGTGGTGCGCTATCTGTTGTCCGGCTGGATCTCTTCCGAGGGAACACTTTACGGAGAGGGAATCCTGGAGGGGGGGGCGGAGTCTTCTTCGGGGCCTGTTTTTGATGCGCTGAGACGGGAGAATTTGTCCCGGGAAATTTCCACCCTGACCGCTGGGCTTGTGGCCGCGCAGGAGTCCCGTCGTTCTGCCGAAGAAGCCCGGCGCGTGGCGGCCCAGAATTTGGAAAGTTCTCGTCGAGAATTAGAATCGGCGCGTGTGCGGGCGAATGTTTCGTCTCAGGCGGCGGTGCGGCTTCGGGGGCAGGGAACTCTTCTCCAAGAAGAAATTCAGCTGATCCGTAAAGAGATGGAAAAAGCGCAGGGGAGTGAAACGCAAGCCCGGGGATCTGCCCAGGTTCTGGAATCCCAGTTGGAGGGCTTGAAGGGCGAAGAGACCCGCCTTCGCAATGAGTGGGGGATGATTCAAGAGTCGTTAAAAGAACGGCAAGCGGAAACGTTTACGGCGTCCTCGGAACTGGCGGTGGCCAAAGAACGGGCCCACGGACACGAAGAGCGTTTGCGCTGGAAAGAAAAACAATTGACGGACGTGGAGACGGAACGTCAAGGGTTGGTCTCCGGCCTGGAGGTGAAGGTTCAGGAGCGGGAGGGATCCGTTCTCCGCGTGGAGGAGCAGCGAAAAATCGAGGAAGAAGCCGCGCGCGTTATTGTGGAGCTCATGACCCACCGCCGGGAAGCCAATGACGCACTCGAAGCGGTTCACTCGGAACGTCGCGTGCTCGCCGAATCGTTGGGATTGGCCCAAACAACCCTGTCGGACCTCCGGCAACAAACGGAGGAGATGCAAAATCAATTGCACGAGAAAAAACTTCAGCACAGCCACGCGGAATTTCGTCGAGAGTCCGTGGAAACACACCTGAAAGACAAATACACCCTCACTTTGGCCGAGGCGCGGGAAGCCCATCCCATTCCAACGGAGGCTGTGGCTCAAGCTGAATTAGAGAAACTGCGTCGACGAGTGGAAGGACTTGGGCCCGTGAACCTGGCGGCACCAGAAGAGCACGCCCAATTAGAAGAGCGCTATAATTTCCTCCTTTCTCAACAGCAGGACCTCGTAAAAGCCAAAGAGGATTTGCTGAGCACCGTCCAGAAAATTAACGCTTCCACCCGTCAGAACTTTAAAGAAACGTTTGATAAAGTTCGGGAAAACTTTAAGGACATCTATGGTCAGCTCTTCCCCGGCGGGGAAGCTGATGTTCGGCTGACCGATGAGGCGGACATTCTCAATGCAGGCGTTGATATTTTTGCCCAGCCGCCAGGGAAAAAGCTCATGAACATCACGCTCCTTTCCGGCGGCGAAAAAGCGCTTACGGCGGTGGCGCTCCTTTTTGCGTTCTTTATGGTTCGGCCCGCGCCCTTTGCCGTGTTGGACGAAGTCGACGCGCCCTTAGACGAAGCCAACGTGACTCGCTTTATTACCCTGATCAAGGCTTTCACTGATCAGTCCCAATTCATCATGATCACCCACAACAAGCGTTCCATGGAAACCGCCGACACACTGTACGGGGTCACGATGGAGGTCCAGGGCGTCTCCCGCATTCTTTCCGCACGTCTAAAAACTCTGGAAAACCGTGCCCCCACCCGAAGCCCCGAGTCTGTTCTTTCTGGTACCGAAAAGGACTAA
- a CDS encoding DUF2914 domain-containing protein, with amino-acid sequence MKKLAFVFASCLGLSLVVAEEKGVANTPAPEVVSDGISSVLVIKSALGSGVDRETRTIEGEAESFDTAVSVHYLTQIKSDSVPTTIHHVYSVDGKEIVSVPLAIKGSPWTTWSHKTVWPGAWKVEVKDEGGKVIQSKLFTVSASMETPDPMPSVEGQ; translated from the coding sequence ATGAAAAAGTTAGCCTTTGTGTTTGCTTCCTGTCTCGGTCTGTCTCTCGTTGTGGCGGAGGAAAAGGGGGTGGCGAATACCCCAGCTCCCGAAGTCGTTTCGGACGGGATCTCCTCCGTTCTCGTGATCAAATCCGCTCTGGGGAGTGGTGTCGATCGGGAAACCCGTACTATTGAGGGAGAGGCGGAGAGTTTTGATACGGCTGTTTCCGTCCATTATCTGACCCAGATCAAGTCCGATTCCGTTCCCACCACGATTCATCACGTGTATTCTGTTGATGGAAAAGAAATCGTTTCGGTTCCTCTTGCCATCAAAGGATCTCCCTGGACCACCTGGAGCCACAAAACCGTTTGGCCAGGGGCTTGGAAGGTCGAAGTGAAGGACGAGGGGGGCAAGGTGATTCAGTCGAAACTCTTTACGGTTTCTGCATCGATGGAAACTCCTGATCCCATGCCGTCCGTCGAAGGACAATAA
- the waaF gene encoding lipopolysaccharide heptosyltransferase II, whose protein sequence is MTKRVLVRAPNWLGDAIMATPFVKRLATRSPGIEIDVLTKLSLASIYQGAPGVANVLPLDSRESPWATARKLRSKNYEAAYVLPPSFSAALSPWLAGIPRRVGYAGQFRRGLLTESPVLDERFHYVRRYMGLLGEANKSVGVEDLFVPRTTEKEKEQFLKKGVDLGSGKILAVAPGSRAPARRWFPERFAEVIDGLGPEWATVLILGAPEDQPFADDVARLSRRPTLNLCGQTSIPLVADLLTCATVLLTNESGLMHVGWAVGVPLVVLAGPSNPRLTSPFGPQVRVIQTDQVPCVPCVRNECPLRGGDHQLCLKKIEAKTVIETIDSLLH, encoded by the coding sequence ATGACGAAACGCGTATTGGTTCGCGCACCGAACTGGCTGGGAGACGCCATCATGGCCACCCCCTTTGTGAAACGGCTAGCCACCCGCTCTCCCGGTATCGAAATTGACGTTTTGACCAAATTGTCCTTGGCCTCCATTTACCAAGGCGCGCCGGGAGTGGCGAATGTCCTCCCGCTGGATTCAAGGGAGAGCCCCTGGGCCACCGCTCGGAAACTTCGTTCCAAAAACTACGAAGCCGCTTACGTTCTCCCCCCATCTTTTTCCGCCGCTCTTTCCCCTTGGTTGGCCGGGATTCCACGACGGGTGGGATACGCCGGACAATTTCGCCGCGGGCTATTGACGGAATCCCCCGTTTTGGATGAACGGTTTCACTACGTCCGACGCTACATGGGTTTGTTGGGAGAAGCAAACAAGTCCGTGGGTGTCGAAGATCTTTTCGTTCCGCGAACGACCGAAAAAGAAAAAGAGCAATTTCTAAAAAAAGGAGTCGATCTGGGATCCGGAAAAATATTGGCGGTGGCCCCCGGTTCGAGGGCTCCGGCGCGCCGGTGGTTTCCGGAACGCTTCGCGGAAGTGATCGACGGATTGGGGCCCGAATGGGCGACCGTCCTGATCCTCGGCGCTCCCGAAGATCAGCCTTTCGCTGACGACGTCGCTCGTCTGTCCCGTCGTCCCACGCTCAACCTTTGTGGCCAAACCTCGATTCCCCTGGTGGCGGACCTCTTAACCTGCGCCACCGTTCTCCTCACCAACGAATCGGGCCTGATGCATGTGGGGTGGGCTGTGGGCGTTCCCCTCGTGGTGCTGGCGGGGCCGTCCAATCCACGGCTCACGTCTCCCTTCGGCCCCCAGGTCCGCGTGATCCAAACCGACCAAGTTCCCTGCGTCCCCTGCGTCCGAAACGAATGCCCTCTTCGCGGCGGGGACCATCAACTCTGCCTCAAGAAAATTGAGGCAAAAACGGTAATCGAAACCATCGATTCCCTTCTGCATTAA
- the xseB gene encoding exodeoxyribonuclease VII small subunit encodes MTKKTEGYAAAYDELQKILEAMDQGEIDVDELSEKVKRAAELIEFCQKRLRDTDLQVKRVMQKLEESTEKEDAE; translated from the coding sequence ATGACTAAAAAGACGGAAGGTTACGCCGCGGCTTACGATGAACTTCAGAAAATACTTGAAGCCATGGACCAAGGGGAAATTGATGTGGACGAGCTTTCCGAAAAAGTGAAACGCGCGGCGGAACTTATTGAATTTTGTCAGAAGCGGTTGCGCGACACAGACCTTCAGGTCAAACGGGTCATGCAAAAATTAGAAGAGTCCACGGAAAAAGAGGACGCGGAATAG
- the xseA gene encoding exodeoxyribonuclease VII large subunit, protein MMNDETKPLSVSQVNRAIGVALEESFSDAFWVVGEVQGYDRDATKASQRRWGQIYFELIEKESGSDTVKAGIKALVWGDVHNAMKAKLLDVAGDLKFQDGLQVKLLCKIDFYWPRANLQLKVLDVDPHFTLGDMERARRELIESLQRTGVYDRNREMVFPRVPLDIGLVTSEGSAAYHDFVEELRSSGYAFRLYCVDARMQGAETETDVPRALVLLGRHPAVEVIVVVRGGGSRSDLIWFDKEKVARAVALCPKPVLTGIGHEIDLSVTDLVAHISRKTPTAVAQTLIERARDFENLLVESWRTVRETATGRLERESRVLTEAAQDWRVSARNTVQGHRDRLSRGRDVLRAAARRHLTVLRERVRNTPARLSGGARSLLKSQSEKMDLFHKECALKDPRRMLARGYSLLYVGGRIVKSVRSVRAGEFFEARLSDGVVTANILGLRKD, encoded by the coding sequence ATGATGAACGACGAAACCAAACCGCTTTCCGTCAGTCAAGTGAACCGGGCCATTGGGGTGGCTTTGGAAGAAAGTTTTTCAGACGCGTTTTGGGTGGTGGGTGAGGTGCAGGGGTATGACCGGGACGCGACCAAGGCGAGCCAGCGCCGATGGGGACAGATCTATTTCGAATTGATTGAAAAGGAATCGGGCAGCGACACAGTGAAGGCGGGGATCAAGGCCCTCGTGTGGGGGGATGTTCACAACGCCATGAAGGCGAAGCTCCTAGACGTGGCCGGTGACCTGAAATTCCAGGACGGACTTCAAGTAAAGCTTCTCTGCAAAATTGATTTTTACTGGCCCCGGGCCAACCTGCAACTCAAAGTGTTGGATGTGGATCCCCATTTCACATTGGGGGATATGGAACGGGCTCGTCGTGAACTCATTGAATCGCTCCAACGGACCGGTGTGTATGATCGAAATCGGGAGATGGTCTTTCCCCGTGTTCCCCTGGACATTGGGTTGGTGACATCGGAAGGCAGTGCCGCTTATCATGACTTTGTGGAAGAGCTGAGAAGTTCCGGGTATGCGTTTCGATTGTATTGTGTGGACGCCCGGATGCAGGGGGCCGAAACGGAGACCGACGTCCCCCGGGCACTCGTGCTCCTGGGGCGCCATCCGGCGGTGGAAGTCATTGTGGTGGTGCGCGGTGGGGGATCCCGGTCAGACCTGATCTGGTTTGATAAAGAAAAAGTGGCCCGGGCGGTGGCCCTTTGCCCCAAGCCGGTGTTAACGGGGATCGGTCATGAAATTGATCTGTCTGTGACGGATCTGGTGGCGCACATCAGCCGTAAGACCCCGACGGCGGTCGCCCAAACGCTGATCGAGCGGGCCCGGGACTTTGAGAACCTCTTGGTGGAATCCTGGCGCACGGTCCGGGAAACCGCCACAGGGCGGTTGGAACGGGAATCCCGGGTTCTCACAGAGGCGGCGCAGGATTGGCGGGTGAGCGCGAGGAATACGGTTCAGGGACACCGCGACCGGTTGTCCCGGGGCCGGGACGTGTTGCGGGCCGCGGCCCGCCGCCATCTGACCGTTCTTCGAGAGAGAGTGAGAAACACCCCGGCCCGGTTGTCGGGTGGCGCGCGATCGCTCTTGAAATCCCAATCCGAAAAAATGGATTTGTTCCACAAAGAATGTGCTTTGAAGGATCCGCGGCGAATGTTGGCGCGAGGCTACAGTTTGCTTTACGTCGGGGGGCGGATCGTGAAGAGTGTTCGTTCTGTGCGGGCGGGAGAATTTTTTGAGGCGCGGCTCTCCGATGGAGTGGTGACCGCGAACATCCTGGGGCTGAGGAAGGATTGA
- a CDS encoding M1 family metallopeptidase has product MIEQLFECKRAGQFDKRFTLKGSEPQYAPDRTFDTEHIRLDLRLDIPGKILQGVCTTTVRVLAEGAETLVFDAVNFKVASVRVKNRPLRFDYNQKKLTVHLSKPARSGERMDLVVSYKVTRPKLGLYFVGPDRGYPTKPVQVWTQGEDEYARYWFPCHDAPQDRTTTEMIVRVPRGFTAVSNGRLVRKSTQGRETLFHWKQEIPHATYLVTLAVGEFSEIKDSWRGKPVLYYVPKGREEDARRAFGKTPRMMEFFSKKIGVPYAYPKYAQVAALDFIYGGMENTSATTQTSLTLHDERAHLDFSSDPLVAHELAHQWFGDLLTCRDWSHAWLNESFATYFEALFTEFDKGPAEFAVELFHNGEIYFEEDRDHYRRSIVTKVYKQPSDLFDRHLYEKGSLVLHMLRGLLGARDFWKAIGVYVRDNKGRTVETRQLLDAIEKATGKNLSRFFDQWVYGAGHPEFKVRYWWNSRKKEAVVRVLQTQATNGETGLFHVPIEFGFRWGKVEKRFKETLDKKSHLFHFKLKKEPDVVLFDPDHWILKKVDFPKSEEMWIRQLTQDPHALGRAAAAKALGKVGGPAVVEALGQAILAEKFWHVQGEMAQALGQIRTPAAAQALLRAHHEVEHPKARRALLFALGEFREIQVRDRLLETHGQEKSYFAFNQAIRTLARQGDPLVMDLIERSLRMDSWNDVIRSGALDALTAMKPADLVVRLKKHTSYGVPETRRMTAIRCLAQVGLGRTDVQDHLMGLLEDPNLLVQMAVIRGLTQIGDERAIPALKKLTTGDRDGRLLRTAEEAVEKLKKGIEDEPKKKEK; this is encoded by the coding sequence ATGATTGAACAATTGTTCGAATGCAAACGAGCGGGCCAATTTGATAAACGGTTTACGTTAAAAGGGTCTGAACCCCAGTACGCCCCGGATCGGACGTTTGATACCGAACACATCCGGTTGGATCTTCGCTTGGATATCCCCGGCAAGATCCTTCAGGGCGTTTGCACCACAACCGTTCGTGTGTTAGCGGAGGGGGCGGAAACCTTGGTTTTTGATGCCGTCAACTTTAAGGTGGCGTCTGTTCGGGTGAAAAATCGACCGCTCCGTTTTGATTACAACCAGAAAAAACTTACCGTGCATCTTTCCAAACCCGCCCGAAGTGGTGAACGGATGGACCTGGTGGTGTCCTACAAGGTCACTCGGCCCAAACTGGGGCTTTACTTTGTCGGTCCGGATCGCGGGTATCCCACGAAACCAGTCCAAGTCTGGACCCAGGGAGAAGATGAATACGCGCGGTATTGGTTCCCCTGTCACGATGCCCCACAGGATCGGACCACCACCGAAATGATCGTGCGCGTGCCGCGGGGATTCACCGCGGTGTCCAACGGTCGTCTGGTTCGAAAATCGACCCAAGGGCGAGAGACCCTTTTCCATTGGAAGCAAGAAATTCCCCACGCCACCTATTTGGTTACCCTGGCGGTGGGGGAGTTTTCGGAAATCAAAGATTCGTGGCGGGGGAAGCCCGTTCTTTACTATGTTCCCAAGGGACGTGAAGAGGACGCCCGTCGAGCGTTCGGCAAGACCCCTCGAATGATGGAATTCTTCTCCAAGAAGATCGGCGTGCCCTACGCCTATCCCAAATACGCCCAGGTGGCCGCCCTGGATTTTATCTACGGGGGCATGGAGAACACCAGTGCCACCACCCAAACATCCCTGACACTCCATGACGAGCGGGCCCATTTGGATTTTTCGTCGGACCCCTTGGTCGCCCACGAGTTGGCCCATCAGTGGTTTGGTGATCTTCTGACCTGTCGAGACTGGTCCCACGCGTGGTTGAACGAAAGTTTTGCCACCTATTTCGAAGCTCTTTTTACGGAATTCGACAAAGGGCCCGCGGAATTCGCCGTGGAACTGTTCCACAACGGAGAAATCTATTTCGAGGAGGATCGGGATCATTACCGTCGATCCATCGTGACGAAAGTGTACAAGCAGCCTTCCGATCTCTTTGACCGCCATCTCTACGAAAAAGGTTCTCTGGTCCTCCATATGTTGCGGGGACTCTTGGGGGCTCGGGATTTTTGGAAAGCCATTGGGGTTTATGTGCGGGACAACAAAGGCCGTACCGTAGAGACGCGCCAATTGCTGGACGCCATCGAGAAAGCCACGGGCAAGAACCTGTCGCGGTTTTTTGACCAATGGGTGTATGGGGCAGGCCATCCGGAGTTCAAGGTTCGTTATTGGTGGAATTCCCGAAAAAAGGAAGCGGTGGTTCGAGTCCTTCAAACCCAAGCGACGAACGGGGAGACGGGACTGTTCCATGTGCCCATTGAGTTCGGTTTTCGATGGGGCAAAGTGGAAAAACGGTTTAAAGAAACCTTGGACAAGAAATCCCATCTCTTTCATTTCAAACTAAAAAAGGAACCGGACGTTGTCCTTTTTGATCCGGACCATTGGATCCTGAAAAAGGTAGATTTTCCAAAATCAGAGGAGATGTGGATTCGTCAACTGACCCAGGATCCCCATGCGCTGGGGCGCGCAGCCGCCGCGAAGGCGCTCGGAAAAGTGGGGGGGCCTGCGGTGGTGGAGGCTCTCGGCCAGGCTATTTTGGCCGAAAAGTTTTGGCACGTTCAAGGGGAAATGGCCCAGGCGTTGGGGCAAATTCGAACCCCCGCCGCCGCCCAGGCGCTCCTGCGTGCCCACCACGAGGTGGAACATCCCAAAGCACGCCGGGCCCTCTTGTTCGCCTTAGGCGAATTTCGTGAGATTCAGGTCCGGGATCGCCTTCTTGAAACCCATGGACAAGAGAAGAGTTATTTCGCTTTTAACCAGGCGATTCGGACCTTGGCCCGCCAGGGGGATCCGTTGGTGATGGACCTGATTGAACGTTCTCTCCGGATGGATTCCTGGAACGATGTGATTCGTTCGGGAGCTTTGGACGCCCTGACCGCCATGAAACCAGCGGATCTTGTGGTCCGGCTCAAAAAGCACACGTCCTATGGCGTCCCCGAAACCCGGCGCATGACGGCGATCCGATGTTTGGCCCAAGTGGGATTGGGGCGGACCGATGTTCAAGATCACTTGATGGGGTTGCTTGAAGACCCAAACCTTTTGGTGCAGATGGCGGTGATACGAGGGCTCACACAGATCGGAGACGAACGGGCGATTCCCGCCCTTAAGAAATTAACCACCGGAGACCGAGACGGCCGCCTTCTTCGGACCGCCGAAGAAGCCGTAGAGAAACTGAAAAAAGGAATCGAAGACGAACCCAAAAAGAAAGAAAAGTGA